The genome window ACCACCAAAACTATAATCAAGCAATTGATACATGACCCTGTCTTTAGTGACACAGTGTTACTTAAGCCAAAAAAATGcactaattattatataattttgtaaactgTTTTTAGAAGTCTAACTACGGAGGGAGCGAAGATCAGTCCGGAGCCTGATTCCGTCACTGTCACTCACACTACCATAAATTACAAGTCAATACAAATTGGCAACCATAGTTTTTGATAACGAACACATGCATGTAAACGTGCAGAACAACTATTCTCAGGGTAACAAAAGTACTTTAACATAATTATAGAAATTTGGCGTACCATAAAGCCGAATGAGAACATGTTGATGACGCCCATAGCAATGCTAAAAGAAGAGAGCTCAAGATCTCCAACATGTCCTACAAATATATTAGTGACCGAGTTGAGGCCGAACTGACAGAGCGTTGTCATAGCTATCGGTATCGCGATTCTCCAAAGCTTTTCTGATTCTATTGCGAACACTGATCTCCAATGCTTAAATGTTCTCGCCGGAATGTAATCTCCGTCATCGCCTATCAGCTCATATTGGAGCTCCGCCGTGGCGCCTCTGTTTAGAAGCGGCCTCTCCATTCACTTCTCCGGTGAAGTGACACGTGTTTTTGTCCCCCGTATTTTTCGCCCAGGTTggtagtgtgtgtgtgttttgacGAGGAGCATGCATCTGTTGTGGTCGTGGCCTGACCCTCTTGGGTTGTTAGCGttatgaataaataattttatgttgAACTTAAATAGTTTAGTAGAAATGTTTTtgtaatatgaataattatgaaattatttacGAGTTatctgtatttttaatttttaaaggcTAATAACCTGACAAGTTATAAATCTACTGTTCACTAGGTAAGGCCCAATTTAAGTGCAAGTAGTATTGGGCCTCTGTGTTCTCTGCATATGTATGTGATAAGCCTACTGGCTTATTTGTTGAAGTTAATTTCTAGCACGTAATACAGGAACTGTCAAAAAAAGTTCCGATATCCTACTGAGATAGTTGTAGATATCCTACTGAGATAGTTGTATTTGAGATGAAATGCATAATattcatattcaaaataaaGTGATTGTTATTCGTatcaaaatccacaatacgTGAATACGGATATGAATACAGATATTTGTCCTAAAATATTTGGATATgaaattagttataatttattgagatatactccaatacaaaccactAATAACTTAAAAATCTAGATGCTAGttctaaaatatcaaaaatctccttatattttttaaaacatacaATATGCACCACCTAATTGGCACATCAACTTTTCAAAACTTAGTCTTTCTATCCAAATAGCATGTCAGGAGTGGAACCCCTGGACGTCACGTTACCCGtctaaataattcaaaataattaccGCATCtcgttttttaatatttaaaataatgtcTAAATAATTACCGCATCTCGTTGTAACATCTTTTTCTCGAGAAAATCAATCATAACAGTATCTAACAAAAAATCAGTTTTCTTCTTTAATTTCGTAGGTTTTATAGCTCGGTTGACTAGCCGAAGTTATTCACATTGCGGCGATTAAATCATAACCATTGATTTGATTCAAAGCATGTGGGAACTACAGGAGGAGCAGGCTTCTCTTTTTCTACGTTAAGATTCTTTTGAGTTTTGTAACGCAACAAAGTTGTGGCGTTGAAACTGTGCTTGGGTTTTCCACGCTTCATAGTTGCGTTTTAGGGAAAATCCAACAGGTCTAAACGTCCAAATTTGAGTCAATTTCGGCCTAAATCTTTCCAACATTGGTCTAAATTTTGGTCCAAATTTAGACCGGTGAATTTAGACCGGCACTATTCACCggcctaaatctttttattaatataataataactttttatcttttgtatatttagttaattaaatgattgtatgttaatataattattaaatagttataaattatgtttaatatattttacttaaataattatatatatatattaatgatgaaatataataaaattaaacactattaaaataattgaatttaaCAATACATTAAATATAAGATAAAGATTACATTCGGGATGAAGATTACATTCGATAACGATGAAAATGCTCGATTTCAACAATTTCTTCGAcgatattgaaaaataaaaaataaagaagctCTTTGCACATAGAGATGCATTCATTGAGCATTTGTgggaataatatattaattcgaagtagtattgaatctttgtaatttttattttagtttattaaataaaatgttaagttttttttctattttctttttgtttaaatgtacttttttctaatttaatgaatttattaagtttactattaatatgaaattttatattattgttaaaagattaaaataataatataaagatagttagaagaataaaatattgatatatgaatttgaaccAAAACTTAGGCCAGACTGTTGGAATGAAAAGATGATTCGGTCTaaatttggatcaaaatttaGGTCAAAAACTGGTTCCATTGTTGGAGATGGTCTCAGGGCTATTCTTAAACATGTATtttacttaattaaatttatttgaaacacCGAttacttttgttttatttaagtgaacaaatatctttttattttattagatgcctaattttaaaattataaagtttatcctaatattaaaattcatttctaaaaatatattatagtagcaataaatagttttttttataataatagtgTTTATAAAATGCCTTCTAAAAAAGACTATTATAACAAAAATCTTGATGGAGAGAGGTTGGagcagaataaaatataaacaaataaattttaattctagaTAATTTATTGAagatatcaaaaaatttaatctttaaTACAATAAAAGTTGAAATATCCTTTTGAAAAAGTTAATTTCTCTTGTTCTTTTTTATTATGGAtagcttttcttctttttattgcttcttttttttttttaataaaaaccacactttttaaaatattcaaacaCTTTCCTCACTTATAAATTATGAGTAATCGTTTTATACTTATAACATAATCTATTTTTCTATCTTAAactatacatattttatttaaatttagccGAATGATCCCTTGACCTGAAATGGTTTTCAATTTTATCATGCAAATGATAACAAGTTGACAACTAAATATCGGTTCATAAATTTTGGGAAAGTGAGAAAAGTGCTAGAAAAATATGAGCAGTTAAACATTACTACTACTGTAATGCCTAACCAACAACTTCGGGAATTTATGTGTTGCACAAGTCTTTTCCTCTGTACGCAACCAATCTGCCACTAAAACGCAAATCCTCTCATTTATCATCCCCTTACCTTATGTATCTCGAGATTTCCAATTTATTATTCTAAACTTTTTGCAGATTTAACTTTATGATGTGTCTCTTCATTACATTTCAAATATCAGATTGAAAAACATACGCTACATTTAGCTGGTGCGAAAAATGTGCCATATGTTCTTGTAATTCACGTACTACTCATGCTGTGTCTCTATCATCGCGTCTTTTACAATCTACCGTATACAAGGGATTCTGGATCACAGGATcactgattttttatttttaatttgcaTAAAAATTTGCATTTCTGCTCAATCtagaaatagttttttttttctgaattttttttacaaagtttAAAAGCAAGGAATCACcatgaatttaattaattatgacaCCTCATAAATCACAATGTAATGATCCAAATATCCAACAGAACATACACCCCACCATCTTTAAATAAAAGAGCACCCACATTTAAGTAAATAGATTCTCTTACACAATTCAAACAAAGATATGATCCAACGGCGATGAAGCAGCCAAGTCATCATGCAAAGCTAACCTAAACCTCAGAAAACAATCGCACAAAAGCAACCACAACTACACCTCCAACTACTAGCTAGTTTAGCTATGTGCCAGTTGGAAACCGGTAACTCTTTCTCTTGATATAATCACATTCCAAACACAGCCTTACATTGTTTCAACTCAAATTACTCTTTCCCTTTCTCACACAATTATAGATACAGATACACACAAAATGTCCTCCGGTAGGTATCCGGATTTTTATAATTCCGGCGGGCTTAACGGGAGGTCTGTTATGAATATTAACAACTCTCAAGGTCCGTACCGGCCATATCTCGCCGGAATTACACCCGATCAGGCTTCTCTTCTTCAACGGCGCTCCGATTTAATCGGGAAGCGTTCTCTCGCGGATTTTCAGCAGCAATTTCAGCATCAGCAACAGCAACAGCTCGGAGTTTATCTACGGGACGTGAAGCAGAGAGTGAATTATCAACAGCATGCGTCGCCAATTTCGACGCTCTCGCCGCCGGTTGATTTTTCCGGTAACTCTCTTTCCCCTGAACTCTCTGCCATTTCTTCGTCTTCGATATATGGATTACCGGTTTTGCAACAACTCCGGCGACCTGCCGGCGTTCCGATAATTTCGGACGTGGTCGTGAAAACCGAGGAGAACAAGATGATGAGTCGGTTACAGGAGCTTGAGAACGAGTTGTTGACCGACGAGGAAGATCAAAATGGCGTCGTTTCGATTCTATCAAACAGCGAGTGGTCCGAGACGATCCAGAATCTCATCGGGTCGGGTCATAAACCTTACATCTCGCCTTCACCTACATCATCAGCTTCTTCCTGTTCATCTTCCTCGATATCTCCGCCTGTTTGCGCCAAACAGTCCTTAATTGAAGCCGCATCAGCCATCTCGGACGCAAAGAACGACGTCGCTTTAGACACGCTCACGCGCCTGATCAAACTCGGCAACACTAAAGGGACCTCGGAACAGAGACTAGTTGCCTACCTCGCTCAAGCGCTGATGTCGCGCGTGCAGTCCACTCAGTCTCCAACTGATTTATATTCCAAGGACCATATGCTATCAACTCAAATGCTTTACGAAATGTCGCCGTGTTTCAAACTCGGCTTCATGGCGGCTAATCTAGCGATACTCGAAGAAATCGGATCGGATGCTAACGCCGTTAAGCTCCACGTCGTTGATTTTGATATCGGACAGGGGCGACAGTACGTACACTTGCTACACACGCTAGCTGCAAAAATAAAGAACGAGAATAAATTAATCTCGTTGAAGATAACGGCGTTAGTTGATCATAGCGATTTGTCATCGCAATTGACGATCGTTAGAGATAATCTCAATGCGGTTGCGAGCAGAGCTGGTGTGAATTTTACGTTTAATGCCATGAGTTCGAATGCGATCAAATTGACATCTGATGCAATTGGGGTCCAAAGCGACGACGTTTTGGTTGTAAATCTCGCATTCAAGTTGTTTAAGCTCCCTGATGAGAGTGTGACAACGGATAATTTGAGAGACGGATTGCTCCACAGTGTTAAAGCGTTGTCACCAAAGGTGGTAACGGTTGTTGAGCAGGATATGAACTGCAACACGGCGTCGTTTTTGCCGCGCGTGAATGAGGTTTTGAAATATTATGGCGCGTTGTTTGACTCACTCGACGCTACGTTGAGTAGGGATAATGTGGATCGAATGAGGATAGAGGAAGGGCTGAGTCGGAAGATGTGTAACTCGGTTGCGTGTGAGGGGAGAGACCGGGTCGAGAGATGCGAGGTGTTCGGCAAGTGGAGGGCCCGGATGGGAATGGCTGGGTTTGAGGCGAAGAAGATGAGTCAAAAACTAATTGACTCACTCCGTGTGAAGGTTAACTCGGGGACACGTGGTAATCCGGGATTCACAGTTAATGAAGAAGCTGGCGGAGTTGGTTTTGGGTGGATGGGACGCTCGCTCACTGTCGCGTCGGCTTGGagatgaataaataaattttctaatttggaaaataaataacaattattttttttgggtaATTTTGTTAGGTGAAGTAATGGGAAATGAACAGATATGTTAAAGTTTCTGTGTGTAGCTATAATATTTAGTAACGAACGGAAATGAATATGCCTCCACCAAACGGATGACCAAACAAAGGCGTGTTTGGATGGGAGACAAATATCGTGTATGTATGTGTAAAGATTGTGggctatataaaatttatattagctGGTAAAAATGTGGTTGGCGTGGCTAAATTCTATGGTTGCTTTTAGATTTATGCACTTTCCTCATGGTACAGTCGTGAAGGATTCtagtatttgttttatttgtgtttcttTGCTCTTGCTTAGGGCTGTAAAATatccgggtgatcccgggtaccctTCTACTCAAGTAttggatcatattatttttagcttgtccagatttgggtccgggatcgttttattcgaatataaaccgatcccgggtatttgagattcggatctgaaccggatatgatcaagtatcatattttctattttctaaccgggtagtttatgatccatcgaatatgagccggatatgatccaattacactaaatatcattattatttcagttgttcaaataattatcgtaaacataatattataaagaatactaattttaaattaaaacttatagttatatattggtatatatcatttattaaatatatatgaagataataagcattatcacattaaataaatcatattttatgaagatataaatttaaataagatattaaaattttataaaatgatgactatttacttgcaaatattatggtgttaaaatataatatgtatatgagctTGAATtgaatatgaaccgtggatcatattcggttattcgggtaggatcatattatgaaaaattatatgagaccgaatctgagcgggtatatgtgtgctcgtatccgggatcatatattatacgggcttaatttttccgccagatttggatcgttttcaaaacggatatgaaacatgtatcatattttcgagccggatatgagccgagacaccggatagtccgtatcgatttacaACCCTACTCTTGCTCCTCTGTGATTATTGTTCGTTAATTTGTATTACTTGACTGCGTGTAGTTTAGTAAATTATGTTCATTATGACATTAATCAACATACATGAATATGAAAATTGCTGGAAGGGTCGATAGTAACAAAACTAGGTGCATGTTTGGTCGAGAGCACttctcgttttttttttttatattaaaaaccaactttcatttttcttaattcgtttgtgtaaaatttagaaatacttaaaaaattgagaatgcTATTTATCGTTTcatgacttctgcttcttttctaaacagtttaatcacttataaattttaatttatttctcacttttaa of Daucus carota subsp. sativus chromosome 3, DH1 v3.0, whole genome shotgun sequence contains these proteins:
- the LOC108215249 gene encoding scarecrow-like protein 8 → MSSGRYPDFYNSGGLNGRSVMNINNSQGPYRPYLAGITPDQASLLQRRSDLIGKRSLADFQQQFQHQQQQQLGVYLRDVKQRVNYQQHASPISTLSPPVDFSGNSLSPELSAISSSSIYGLPVLQQLRRPAGVPIISDVVVKTEENKMMSRLQELENELLTDEEDQNGVVSILSNSEWSETIQNLIGSGHKPYISPSPTSSASSCSSSSISPPVCAKQSLIEAASAISDAKNDVALDTLTRLIKLGNTKGTSEQRLVAYLAQALMSRVQSTQSPTDLYSKDHMLSTQMLYEMSPCFKLGFMAANLAILEEIGSDANAVKLHVVDFDIGQGRQYVHLLHTLAAKIKNENKLISLKITALVDHSDLSSQLTIVRDNLNAVASRAGVNFTFNAMSSNAIKLTSDAIGVQSDDVLVVNLAFKLFKLPDESVTTDNLRDGLLHSVKALSPKVVTVVEQDMNCNTASFLPRVNEVLKYYGALFDSLDATLSRDNVDRMRIEEGLSRKMCNSVACEGRDRVERCEVFGKWRARMGMAGFEAKKMSQKLIDSLRVKVNSGTRGNPGFTVNEEAGGVGFGWMGRSLTVASAWR